The nucleotide window GCAGCTTGCTGCCTTTGCTGGTTTAATGGAATTGCCATCACAAATTCTGTACCTTTACCCAAAGTGGAATTACACTGCAATTTTCCTTGATGTTTTTGAGTAACAATCTGATAACTGATAGATAAACCTAAGCCTGTACCTTTGCCAACAGGTTTAGTAGTAAAAAAGGGATTAAATAATTGGTTTTGCAAATTTTCAGGAATCCCAACTCCATTATCAACAATGCGAATAATTATTTGTTTGTCAGCAGTAAGTTCAGTTTGAATGCGAATTTGACCTTTACGCCTTATCAATGAAGTAGACGCGCTGTCTTCACCTTGAGGCAGGAGATGACAAATAACGAATGACTCTTCTATGGCATCAATTGCGTTTGTTATAAGTTTTATAAACACCTGATTGAGTTCTCCGGCATAGCATTCCACCAGTGGCAGGTCAGCATATTCTTTGAGAATTTCAATTGCTGGATGATCTGGTGTAGCCTTGAGGCGGCTTTCTAAAAACATTAGTGTACTATCGATACCTTCATGGATGTTTACCAGTTTCATTTCTGCCTCATCTAAGCGTGAGAAGTTTCGGAGAGATAGCACAATTTGTTTAATTCTGTCCGCACCGAGTTTCATCGAAGTCAGCAACTTCGGCAAGTCTTGCATCAAGAAATTCAATTCAATTGCTTCTGCCTCATCTTGAATTTCTGGCACCGGCTGGGGATAGTGATGTTGGTAAAGTTGCAGTAATCTGAGCAAATCTTGGAGATATTCATGGGCGGGAGTGATATTACTATAAATAAAGCTGATTGGGTTGTTAATTTCATGTGCTAGTCCTGCTACTAACTGACTTAAGCTAGACATTTTTTCAGTTTGAATCAACTGAGCTTGAGTTTGTTGCAATTCTCGTAAAGCTTGCTCCAGTTCAAGCGATTGCTGTTGTAATGTTTTTTGTTGTTGACTAAGCAGCACAACCTGCATTTTCGCTTGTTGAGATAGTTGTATTTGTCGCCAAGCTATAATTGCTGCGACCCCAAGTAGTCCACCCAATATGGAAGCAAGTAAGTTCAGCGCTTTTAGTTGAGATTCGATGTTTTCACGCGGTATAACCAGAGCTATTGACCAATTCGCTTGTTTGAGATGAACATAAGCAACATATTTGTTGGTGCCATCAATGGGAATGAGTTCGATTCCTTGCTGTTGGTTGACCATACGACTAGCAAGCGCCGCTAAGTTAGGGTCGGCTGACTCTAGAAAACTGTGGGCAGGTTTTTCTAGAGTTGACATCACCGCTGGATTGGGATGAATAATTGGCTCTCCCTTGGAGTTAAGTGCAAATGCATAACTGCCATTACCGTAGTGCAGTCTGTTGACTACTTGAATAATTCGATCTACCTTCAAGCTACCGTTCAAAACTCCAATAGGACGACTGGTAAGGTCATAACTTTGGCGAATAGGAGAAGAGATCGCCACAGCCGGAATTCCAGAAGTCCGACTGATGAAGGGATCTGATATATTGACTTGTCCTGCCATTGCTTTTTGAATAAAATCCCGATCCAAGTTGTTGGCATCAGTTTTACCTACCAAAGTGTTGTAATAGGAACCGTTGGGCAGCGAAACTGCCATTTTGAAAAATTCATCAGTGCGCTTAATTTCTGCGTTTAAATATGGTTCAATAACTCCCCAATTTAAGGAACGCGCCACCTCTGTATTAGCAATAGTTTGAATTTCAATAGAGCAAATTGCTAACCATTGATCAATCTCATCAGTTCCTTGACGAACCTGAAGCAGCGCTTTTTCCTGAAGTTGTTGAACAATTAACTTTCTGACTACGAAGTAGCTAGCAATGCCAATCACCCCTATTGCTAAGGTAAAGCCAATCAAAATCAGTGGTGTTCTCACCTTAGACAGTTGCTTTTTTGGCACAGGTTTGTATTGCCTAACTTGGAACAAATCACGTAATAGTAGATAGGACATGATAGGCAGTACTGAGAAATTTTAATTAGACTTGTTACCTATAGTTCCCATGACATCAACTTTCAGAACAGAAATTTGTTTCTAAGCTAACTTTTCTCATTAAGTCTGTTGAACAAGTCACCAGCCCTGACAAAGGTCGTTACTACACCTAATTAAGTAATCGGGTGTAGAGGTATGTTGATCTGTCCGCTCAGTGAATGATTAAGTACGTCATCATCTCCGGGAGCGTCTTTTGTTACTGTTAAGTTCAGTAGGAATTAAAAACCAATAAATTTTATAACGTCACTGTCAAGTTACAGATGTGTTGCACCGGGCAACGGCTCTTAGAATGGACTCATTTGAGTAAACTTCGGTGGGCAGACAACTCAGTACAATCATCAGCAGTGAAGCCGTAACAGCCGGGCAACATGAGTGTAAAACTCGCCGCATCGCCGTACTACCAAGAACTTCGGTAACTTCCGCCACCCCGTCTAGCGAAGTTGGGAGTGATGATTCTGATTCAGCAATCAACATCGGGAAGTATTTACGGGCTAACCACTTTTCATCGTCGTCTAAGTCAGCCAAATTTTTATTACTACGGCTATTAAGACTATCTAATAGCAGGAGTAATAATTTTTTCGCATTGCTGCCAGCCCCCCCATCTCTGGGTAAATCGGCTCACCCAAGCTTGGGAGATTTCGGCAATGTTGGCGATCGCCGGTTGAGTAATTTTCTGTTTTGACTGCCAAAGTTGGGTTAGAGCATTGACTATAGCGTGGCCTGTCTGCTCACTGGCGTTACCCGCTTCGGGGCAGAGTTGGAAAGCATCAACGCTTTCTAATTTAACTCCTGGTAATTCACGATCAAGGAAACCCAAATCATAGTCAGCGCAGAAGTAGAATGTTAGCTCCACATTGGAGCGACGATGAGCGCGTAATCGGACAATCTGGCGGAAATAGAAGGTTCGTGTCACCAGGTGCAGTCTGATAATGAACTTTTCATTTTGGCTAGAGTGAATGCACAAAACTATTGAGAAATTAGCCACCTCGAACCAGCACTGCTTTTGAATATGGCAGTGCAAATATGAGAGCAACAATTTATCAAGTCTATTTCAGTCCCTATCTACTGGTGTAAGTTCAGTGAACGGCAATAAAACCACTGTATTGTTGGTTAAGTTCTGACATCTTAAGCTACTATCTAATGTTTTGCTCTGTACCAAGAACTGGTCATCATCTCCTGTGACGGTACATACAAGTCCAATCAATTTTTCTATAAGGGATTTCGGGTGATGTTGATTTGGATCTCCTAGATTATTTTGAGTATTAAAAGACATAGCTGATCCATCAGACTCTCCAAGATTTTTCAGGCGTTCGCGTCGTGCGGCACGTTTAGCTAATATGGACATCAGGCTAGACCAAGTTTCAGGATCAAGTCGGTAGACTTTAATTTTTTGCCTCTCAAACCCCGGCTCAAACCTCGACCAGCGAAAAGCTGCTTTGATTCCCAACTGCGATAACATCTGATGCACAACCTGCACATCACTCATTTTGTCGCTGATGGTGCGGTTGAGATGGTGTAATATTTCTGGGGCATAAAGGCGAATCTTGTCGGCGTAGGGTTTGAGGTCAGCTTTAGTCCATTCTTTGTTTGGATCTAAAAAGTCATTTAATCCAAATGCTTCTCGCATAGAACGCCGCAGTGCTGTACCGGAAATATCCCACGGGCAAACAGCTTGATTCCAATTAGCTTGTTTCTCTAATGATTTGGCTGTTCTGTCAAGTCCTAATTCGGGATAAAGTTGCGCTTCTAAGTTGAGCAGTTCCCCGCGCCGTCGGCCTTCTTTGTCCCAAAGTACAACTTCTAATGTTAGCTCGTCTACGCAGTAGAAATCTTTCAGGTAATATTTTCTAATTGCTAGTGCGTCTTCTGGTGAAACTGCTTCTTGGGATTCTAGCAGGGCTATTTCTGGGTAAGTTAAATCGGCGGCGGCTACTATGTCTTTGGCTTCAATTTGTTTGATTTCGTCTTTGGCTGACTTTAATAACAGTTTGACTGCCGATTCGGATTGTCGATTATCAATTGTAATCTGATGCCCTTCATGTCTTAGTCGAATTAGCAGTGCATCAGAGAGATTCATCATTGAATAATTCTGCTCGGCACTAATTCGGGCATACAAATTAACATGGGGGTTTGATTGCCAATCGAAATTAGCAATACCTTCAACAATATCAGGTCTGAGGTTGGAGCGGACTAAACTAACAGTGGCATCTGTTCTCTGTTGTAATTGTGCTTTAATTTCTAGATAATTACTGGAGCGAGAAACTTTACAATAATTTGTCCCACGTTTGGCACACCAAACTGTGCGGTCTACGTTGTCTCGCACTCGAATTAAGGATTGGGACATATCAGCGTCGGTGGATGATGCGCCGGTGAAAATTCCATAGACTTTCTCGATGACTTCTGGAATTTCTATGCTGACTCCGGTGGCGACTGTGGGAGAACAAATAATTACGTCATATAACCCTGAAGCTAATACTGCATCGGGATTTTTTAGAAACCTTTTTTCGTCTGGATTGCCACTGGTTTCTGAGTTAACTAGCAGGATTCTAATACCAGGATTTTGTTTTTGTAGCAGTCGGGCTGTTGTCTTGCTGGTGGCTTTGCTATCTGTGGTGACATATAGCGCCTTACCTGACTTGATGTTTTGTGCATTTTGGATTAACTCGTTTATAACAGCTGATTTGTCTTTGGCTTGAATAAATGTTACGTGGTAGGGTTTGGGTTGATAGTCGTTACAAATTAAGTAGATTGGGGCTGGTTCTTCTCGCAGTTCCCAGAGGTAATTTAGGGTTGGGTTGTTTAAATCAGCGTCAGCAGCAATAATCAGGCGGGCGACTCTAATTAATTCTGCAAATCTCGCTAGTAATGCTGGACGTTTACCGTCTTTATCACAGGTGCTAGAAGTTAGTAAGTGACGAACAACTTGGACAATTTCATCAATGATTAAGTCACAGCCAGCAAATTTTTTCGGGTCGATGGCTAGGAGTGAATCAACACAGAAACCAATTCGGAAACTGTAAGCTCCTCCTTTGATAAAATTGCCGTTGACTTTATCTAAGTCGCCTCGGTAATCTAAATCTGCCCTGGCACATAAATTCTGTACGAGCGCAATTCTGTGACTCGGTGCTAATAATTTCGGAGAATGCGCTGTTGCTTTGGCCATAAACTTAGTTTTACCAGTGCCTTTGCCTGAGTTGATGCCAATAATTCCTGACTCAGGTAAGTCTTTGATCTCTAAGGTCGATAAGTCGGCTGTGGTCAGTTTTAATGAGGGTTCGTAAGTTAACCGATTTTCTAAGCGTTGCCACAATTGCCAATGTGCTACTGAAAGGGCTTGCTTTAAGGCATAAGACCAGGCTGTTACCCCAGCGTTTACTATCAGGTCATCAACGCCTTTACACAGTCCTTTTTGACCGTCCCAGATGGCGATATCAACTATTGAGCCGGCGGCGGTCAGTAATCGGCTAAAGCGGAAAGTCGCAGCGTTAACTCGTCTCTGGGTTAGAGTATTGGTGTCTTGGTCAAAGGCGAGGGTAAATTTTCTCCCTTTAACAGCAAATCTTGCTATATCTGGGATTAAATAGGGCAAAACATGGTTGCCTAATAAATCTTTGCTGCGGTAGCCGCCGTTAATTCCGTAAAGGGCAATGGCTACAAATCCCTCTGACAACAGGCATAACGATTTTTTACCGCCTTCTGTAATCACGATCGGGATTTCTGGGTGGAGTTCTAGCCAGTTCCAGAAACTTTCGCCAGGAGGGGGGACTTCTACGCCGTAGCGGTTGGCTATTAAGCGTCTATTTTCTCGGTTGACGGTGGGGAGATAAGCCCGTGAACCGTTGCCAATTGGGGTTTCGTATTTTTGCTCTTTGTCTTTTTTCGTGTCAGTCCTCGGTTGACTGAGTTTGCCTTGCCAGGGGCTACCGTCTTCATTAATAAATATTGCGGCGTGGAGTGTGGGTTTGGCTTGATGCCCAAATCTGGTATATTTCCAGTTCAGTGCATCGTGGATTGGGGTTGATACATCCCCGCCATCACTAATTTCTATGTCCGAGACGATGCGGATGTTATCAGTGTACAGAGAAACTGCGATCGCTGAATCAGTAATAAATTCTCGCTCAATTCGGCTGGTAAACTCGCTTAAGCTCTCTACTGGCAGTAGGTTTAGAGCAGATGGTAGAACACTGGATAGATTTTTCAATTTCTTTCTCCTGGCAGTGGGTTAAATTGCCCTGGCCAAGAAAAGACTGATGTTCAACTTTTATCTACAGAACAGTTGGCGTAACTTGTGCGGTAGAGGGGGAAAGAGTCAAGTAGTTTGGGTAAAGCCTTCAAATAAGTTCTTTTTTTCCTTTTAATCTGTTGGAAGTAAGGCTTATAATCAATGAAAGGCTCCACTTGATTCTTACTCCAGTGGGGGTTTTACATTCTGTCTTTTCTGGCGGGGTGGACGCGTGGTAGGTGTTTCAGCACCGAAGCCACAAATTACAACAACCGAAATCAAATGAAGAATTTGAGCCTAAGTCTGTGAGTTCGTACCTCGCAGACTTTTTGGCTTATTAGCTCAATTTCTTAAAGATTTAAAACCATAAATAGAACTTAGTTGGTTGGGGTTGAGATGTTGTTTGCTTGTCAGCATATCATTAAGTAACATTAGGCACATATTGTCATTTGGCTAACAGTCAGTAAAAAGTCAGAAATCCGTATATAGATACCAATTAATAAATCCATCAAATCTTACTAGTTTGGCTATAGCTTGAGTGATAGGTTAGTTTCCCCTTTGCGATCGCGTCTTTACTCATTTGTCTTAAGCCAATCCTTGAGTAATGTGTTTACTATTTCACCCATAGGCTTACCTTGCTTAGTACAGGCCACTTTAAATTTCAGTTTCACATCCTTGTCCACATAGACACTTAGCTCAGTCATTCCCTCTGGAATTTTCTTAGACATTTTCTCTCTTTGCGCGATATCTAGTATTCTCGCATCACCTCCGGCATCTTCGTCTACCACGTATTGCGCGATTGCGCGATATACGTTATGATAACAGACAAGACAGAGAAACAACAACAGCCGTTAACCAATTCGTGTCTGCCGAGTAAGGAAAAACCTTATAAATCAATCCTTTTAGCGTGTGGACACTCCAAAGCTACCGTTAGTTGTCAATACCTGTTGATTACTTGTCAGCATTTGTTATTGACTATCAATTACTGTTTGACCATTAATCGATAAATGAAGTATGAAAGCGTCAAACTCCTCACGGGGACTTGATTTAGATTCCCCCGGTCTGTTTTGCTCAAGTTATGTTACGAAATCTGAACTAGCAAAAATTCTTAACGTTGCTCGTTCAACTTTGGTCAGTTGGGACGGCATAGCTCTTTACCGCATAGATGGCTATCGGCAAGCCTACCCAGTAAAAACTGATGGCAGTACGGATCGCTCTTGCCCGTTATCCCCGTACCAAAGCTGGGTTCTGTCCCGCATTGGACGAGTGATGGCTAATCTGCGTTCTGTCGAACGAGTAACTGGAGTTTAGACTAAAAGCGATATGAGAGAACGCAAATCAAAAGGAATTAGAGGTTAAAAATATTATCTTGTCAGCCTTAAAGCATCCTGACCTTTAACAATTATTGTGTAGTATACCTGCTCAGAAAATAATACAATAATGATAATCATGAAAAGGGTGGGAGAGAAACGAGCGTCGCTCGTTTCTCTCCCACCCCCCTTATTCGATTATCATTATCATATAATAAGCAAGAAGAAAAGGGGTGTCTGATTGAATACAGGCCCCCTTTTGGCAGAAGCTGAGAAACGAACTACCATTACTCAGATGCCAAGATGAAACGTGCCAGATTAGAAGAATTCCGTCAAGCAGTCTACAAATATTTAGGCAGAGCACACGATGCAACTTTTGAGTTGACAGATGCCATATTGCTAACTAGAAATGTTTATTGCCTAGCAGAATTGTCCCTATCGCCAGTATTTAGAAGGAAGTGGCCAAGTATCTATGAGGCACTACAAGATAGTAGGCCACAGCGACAGAAATTGATGCAGCTATATATCAAACAAATCCCCGCAGAGGGACGACCATTGTTAGCAGGAGATCACACAAACTGGTCACGCCCAGATGCCGTCAGGTTGCAAGAGCGAACTTATGAGCATAGTGGCACATCCATAGCAGGAAATAAACCGATTACCATTGGTCAAGGATATAGCACAATTGCCTGGATACCTGAAAATGAGGGAAGTTGGGCATTACCATTAAGACATGAACGGATCACAAGTGCCGAAAGTCCTATTGGGAAAGCAATTTGGCAACTCAAACAGGTGTGTAAATATTTGCCTACCAGACCGATTTCAGTTTGGGATAGTGAATATGGTTGTGCGCCTTTTATCTTAAAAACTGCGAATATTCCAGCAGATATTCTCGTTCGGTTGCGTTCAAATCTGTGTTTATGGGGTGAACCAAAAGCTTATTCGGGAAAGGGGCGACCTAAAAAGCATGGTGATAAATTTAAACTGAATGAGCCCACAACATGGAATGAAGCAACATCTGTATTAGAAATAAATGACCCAAAATTAGGACGTGTGCGTGTGAGCTTGTGGAAAGATTTACACTTCCGTCAGGCTGCTACACGTCCAATGTTAATCATCAGAGTTGAACGTCTGGACGCGCAAGGTAACATGAGAGTGTCCAAACCTTTGTGGTTGGCTTGGGTAGGAGAAGAAATGCCACCCTTAGAAGAAGTTTGGTGTCTTTACTTGCGTCGCTTTACCATTGACCACTGGTATCGCTTTTTGAAGCAGCGTCTACATTGGACTGTACCAAACTTTGGTACTCCTAAGCAAAGTGAACGGTGGAGTGACCTCATGCCTCTGATGACTTGGGAATTGTGGTTAGCCCGCGATATCGTTACTGACAATCCTTTACCTTGGCAGAAGTCTCTGGCATCACCGTGCCAAAACGGGAAAATTGTACGCTAAGGCTAAAAGCGTTATCCAGCAAGCATCTTAGCCCCTCGCTTTTCTATAGCACCCGTGAGCGGCTGTTTATCCTCAATTGATTGGTGCAGAGTATTGCTAGTACTCTGCACCATCTGGAAAGACTAATTCGAGCCAAAAATGATAAATAGAGGTATGCCATTTGCTCAAAACAACTTATTTTCATAGCGTTGAGGTTAGCATCAGCTTCTTAGCGTACAATTTTCCCAATTTGGCACGGTGATGCCTCTCTAGATAAATTGACCCCTGGAAGAGTTGCTCAAGCTATAGGTGGAGTTTTTGCGGCCATTGGTACTCCCACCTCTGCACCCAAACCTCGCGGAAAGTCTCCCGGTTGGCAACAAGGAAAGAAGCGTCACCGTAAAAACCGATGTCCCATTGTTAAAAAAACAGTAGCACGACCACCTAAAGAACCATCTGTTGCTGTTTAATACCCAAGATTCTTCATACTTTTGCTAAGTCTCTGATTAACTCAGCCCTGCTGGGTCATTTTCCATTGCTTAGTCTAAACTCCAGGAGTAAAGAACTACATCAAAAAGTATCCCCAGGAATTCAGTCAAGCCAAGTTTCAAGCACAGTTCGCCCAAGTAATTCAAAGAGGTACAGCTGCATGAGTCCTAATTCCACCAAAACCAATAAGCCAGAAATGATTTCTATTAAAGAATCTGCCGAACGTTTGGGAGTTGCTGAAGAGATTATCAG belongs to Nostoc sp. KVJ3 and includes:
- a CDS encoding sensor histidine kinase; translation: MSYLLLRDLFQVRQYKPVPKKQLSKVRTPLILIGFTLAIGVIGIASYFVVRKLIVQQLQEKALLQVRQGTDEIDQWLAICSIEIQTIANTEVARSLNWGVIEPYLNAEIKRTDEFFKMAVSLPNGSYYNTLVGKTDANNLDRDFIQKAMAGQVNISDPFISRTSGIPAVAISSPIRQSYDLTSRPIGVLNGSLKVDRIIQVVNRLHYGNGSYAFALNSKGEPIIHPNPAVMSTLEKPAHSFLESADPNLAALASRMVNQQQGIELIPIDGTNKYVAYVHLKQANWSIALVIPRENIESQLKALNLLASILGGLLGVAAIIAWRQIQLSQQAKMQVVLLSQQQKTLQQQSLELEQALRELQQTQAQLIQTEKMSSLSQLVAGLAHEINNPISFIYSNITPAHEYLQDLLRLLQLYQHHYPQPVPEIQDEAEAIELNFLMQDLPKLLTSMKLGADRIKQIVLSLRNFSRLDEAEMKLVNIHEGIDSTLMFLESRLKATPDHPAIEILKEYADLPLVECYAGELNQVFIKLITNAIDAIEESFVICHLLPQGEDSASTSLIRRKGQIRIQTELTADKQIIIRIVDNGVGIPENLQNQLFNPFFTTKPVGKGTGLGLSISYQIVTQKHQGKLQCNSTLGKGTEFVMAIPLNQQRQQAA
- a CDS encoding plasmid replication protein, CyRepA1 family, which gives rise to MKNLSSVLPSALNLLPVESLSEFTSRIEREFITDSAIAVSLYTDNIRIVSDIEISDGGDVSTPIHDALNWKYTRFGHQAKPTLHAAIFINEDGSPWQGKLSQPRTDTKKDKEQKYETPIGNGSRAYLPTVNRENRRLIANRYGVEVPPPGESFWNWLELHPEIPIVITEGGKKSLCLLSEGFVAIALYGINGGYRSKDLLGNHVLPYLIPDIARFAVKGRKFTLAFDQDTNTLTQRRVNAATFRFSRLLTAAGSIVDIAIWDGQKGLCKGVDDLIVNAGVTAWSYALKQALSVAHWQLWQRLENRLTYEPSLKLTTADLSTLEIKDLPESGIIGINSGKGTGKTKFMAKATAHSPKLLAPSHRIALVQNLCARADLDYRGDLDKVNGNFIKGGAYSFRIGFCVDSLLAIDPKKFAGCDLIIDEIVQVVRHLLTSSTCDKDGKRPALLARFAELIRVARLIIAADADLNNPTLNYLWELREEPAPIYLICNDYQPKPYHVTFIQAKDKSAVINELIQNAQNIKSGKALYVTTDSKATSKTTARLLQKQNPGIRILLVNSETSGNPDEKRFLKNPDAVLASGLYDVIICSPTVATGVSIEIPEVIEKVYGIFTGASSTDADMSQSLIRVRDNVDRTVWCAKRGTNYCKVSRSSNYLEIKAQLQQRTDATVSLVRSNLRPDIVEGIANFDWQSNPHVNLYARISAEQNYSMMNLSDALLIRLRHEGHQITIDNRQSESAVKLLLKSAKDEIKQIEAKDIVAAADLTYPEIALLESQEAVSPEDALAIRKYYLKDFYCVDELTLEVVLWDKEGRRRGELLNLEAQLYPELGLDRTAKSLEKQANWNQAVCPWDISGTALRRSMREAFGLNDFLDPNKEWTKADLKPYADKIRLYAPEILHHLNRTISDKMSDVQVVHQMLSQLGIKAAFRWSRFEPGFERQKIKVYRLDPETWSSLMSILAKRAARRERLKNLGESDGSAMSFNTQNNLGDPNQHHPKSLIEKLIGLVCTVTGDDDQFLVQSKTLDSSLRCQNLTNNTVVLLPFTELTPVDRD
- a CDS encoding plasmid partition protein ParG, whose protein sequence is MVDEDAGGDARILDIAQREKMSKKIPEGMTELSVYVDKDVKLKFKVACTKQGKPMGEIVNTLLKDWLKTNE